In the genome of Paenibacillus sp. GP183, the window TCATCATCTTTGCCATCCTTGGCACCAGTAATCCGGTTCCAATGGATTCGCAATATGTGCTATTGATCCTTAGAGAAATATTGGTTGGCGTGCTGCTCGGATTTCTCGTTTATCTGTTTTTCACCGCTGTGCAAACAGCTGGTTCGTTCATGGATATTCAGATCGGCTTTGGGATTGCCAATGTCATTGATCCCATGACCGGGGCATCTGCTCCGATGATAGGCAACCTGAAGTATATGATAGCGATGCTGTTATTTTTGGCTTTTGACGGACATCACTTTTTAATTCGCGCCATCATTGAAAGCTACCAATGGATTCCGATTCAAAACGAGCTGTTCGCGCGAATCTACAACGGTCAAATTTCGGAGTTTCTGTTTAAATCCTTTTCCGCCATGTTTTACCTGGCTTTTCAATTGGCAGCGCCTGTTATTGCTGTCATGTTCCTAACCGATTTAGGACTTGGTTTATTGACTCGTGTAGCTCCACAGTTCAATGTTTTCGTAGTGGGAGCTCCGCTCAAGATGATTCTTGGTTTTATGGTCATCATTATTGTGTTCCCTGAGCTGATTACAATGTTTCACGGCTTGTTTGTCACGATCGAGGATTCCATCTATAAATTGATGAGGCTTATATCTTTAGGAGGTTAACCGTGTCCCAGTTTCGATTGCAGCTGGATCTTCAATGGTTTGCCGGAGAGAAAACGGAATCTGCTACTCCGAAGAAAAGGGAGGAATCCCGTAAAAAGGGCCAGGTTGCAAAAAGCATGGAATTGCCCGCAGCCTTTATCTTATTTTTTGCATTTTTCTCCTTTTATTTATTTGGCGGCTACATGAAAGATAAGATGGTCAATATGTTCAGGCATGTTCTCCTGAATGAACTGACCATGAATGTTACCGTGGAAAATATACAGGTGCTTTTCAGCAATTTGGTCATTCAAGGTATGTTTTTACTGGCGCCGATTATGATCATTACCCTGGTTATTGCGATATTGGGAAATTATTTACAGATTGGTTTTATGTTCACGGGCGATCCGCTTATGATGAAGTTTAACAAAATTAATCCGATAGAAGGCTTCAAGCGATTGTTCTCCATGAGAGTGGTCATCGATTTTCTCAAATCCTTTCTTAAGCTGTCTATTATCGGTTATGTGGTTTACAGCACTTTATGGAGTGAAAAAGAAAAGCTTTTGGCACTTTCACACACTCCGCTGGAGCAAACCTTCACCTATATTGCCTCGATTACTTTATCGCTGGGAGTAAAAATAGGATTCATTCTCATCGTCCTTGCGATATTTGATTTTATTTATCAGAAATATGAGTTTGAAAAAAGCATCAAGATGTCGAAACAGGACATCAAGGACGAATATAAAAAATCAGAGGGCGATCCTTTAATCAAAGGAAAAATCCGCCAACGCCAGCGGCAGATGGCCATGCAGCGCTTGATGCAGGAAGTGCCCAAGGCCGATGTAATCATCACGAATCCGACCCACTTCGCGGTTGCGTTGAAATACGAGGCAGGCCGGATGCAGGCACCCGTAGTGCTGGCTAAAGGGAAGGACTATATCGCACTTCGAATGAAAGAAATCGCCAAAGAACATGGTGTTATGACAATGGAAAATAAACCGCTGGCCAGAGCGATATACGCACAGGTTGAAATCGGGGAAGCCATTCCCGCAGATCTATTCCAAGCCGTCGCGGAAGTACTGGCCTATGTATATAAAGTAAAAGGTCGAACAAGTTGAAGAGAGGAGGAGGTACACCATTATGAAACTGAGAGATTTGGTTGTGTTGATAGGGATCATTGGAATCGTTTTGATGATGGTTGTGCCTGTACCTATCTTTTTATTGGATTTCTTATTGATTATCAATATTTCCCTAGCCCTGTTGATCATCCTGGTTGCCATGAATACGAATGAAGCATTACAGTTTTCCATCTTTCCTTCGCTCTTGCTCATTACAACCCTTTTCAGACTTGCGCTCAATGTCTCGACAACCAGAAATATCCTGGCTAATGCCGAAGCCGGCAACGTGGTCAGAACGTTTGGTTCATTCGTGGCAGCGGGCAATATCGTGGTTGGCTTCGTCGTCTTCCTGATTCTTGTCCTGGTTCAGTTTATTGTGATCACCAAAGGTTCCGAGCGGGTTGCGGAAGTCGCTGCCCGATTTACGCTCGATGCGATGCCCGGCAAACAAATGAGTATTGACGCGGATCTCAATGCCGGGTTGATCAACGAAAATCAAGCCAGGGAACGCAGACAAAAAATCGAGCGAGAAGCTGATTTTTATGGAGCCATGGATGGTGCGAGTAAATTCGTCAAAGGGGATGCCATAGCGGGGATCATCATCCTCATCATTAATCTTTTGGGCGGACTTATCATCGGGATGACAATGAAAGGCATGCCCATCATGGAAGCTTTGCAAACCTTCTCCATTCTGACCATAGGTGACGGGCTGGTGAGCCAAATACCGGCGCTTCTCATCTCAACAGCTGCGGGTATCATTGTCACGCGCGCTTCCTCGGAAGGTAATTTGGGACAAGACATCACCATGCAGCTTACCTCACAGCCCAAACTGCTTTATATCGTATCCGGCACCTTGGTGCTTCTGGGTCTTTTTACACCGATTCACTGGTTTACCACGTTTCCGATCGCCGGAGTTTTAACCTTCTCCGCGATGAGAATGCAGCAGAACCTGCAGCGCAAAGCCGTGCAGCAGGAACAACTGGTAGAGGAGCAGCAGATTGAAGAAGTGCGAAGCCCGGAGAGTGTCATCAGCCTTCTGCAGGTAGATCCGATAGAATTCGAGTTCGGCTACGGGCTTATTCCTTTGGCTGATTCCCAGCAGGGAGGGGATCTCCTGGATCGAATCATCCTGATTCGCAGACAGTGTGCGCTGGAGCTCGGAATTGTCGTTCCCGTCATTCGCATTCGGGATAACATTCAGCTTAGACCAAACGAATATATCATCAAAATAAAAGGCAACACAGTAGCTCGCGGCGAATTGTTACTCAACCACTACTTGGCCATGAGCCCCGGCATAGATGATGATTCCATAACTGGTATCGAAACGACCGAACCGGCCTTTGGATTGCCTGCCATATGGATTGATGACATCACCAAAGAGCGCGCGGAGCTGTCCGGCTATACGGTCGTAGATCCGCCTTCGGTTGTGGCAACCCATCTGACTGAAATTATTAAAAAGCATGCCCACGAGCTGTTAGGCCGTCAAGAAACCAAAGCCCTGGTGGAGAACGTGCGTGAATCTTATCCAGCGCTTGTCGATGATCTAATTCCGACGATATTATCCGTAGGCGATGTCCAAAAAGTACTTTCCAAGCTGCTTAAAGAGAAAATTTCCGTACGTGATTTGGTCAGCATCATGGAAACATTAGCCGATTATGGAGGCTACACCAAGGATCCTGAAATCTTGACAGAATATGTGAGACAAGCCTTATCCAGACAAATTACTCAGCAGTACACTTCCATCGGTGATTCACTAAAAGTGATTACTGTCGGACCTTCCGTGGAAAAGAAAATTGCGGATTCCGTTCAGCAGTCCGACCAAGGAAGCTATCTAGCGCTCGATCCTTCCTCTTCCCAAATTATTTTTCATCGAGTCAGCGAGCAGGTAAGCAAATTAATTCAGTCCGGGCAGCAGCCAGTCATTCTCACATCTCCAACCATACGCATGTATCTTAGACAGCTTCTGGAAAGAACCATGCAGGATATTCCGGTTTTATCCTATAGTGAACTGGAACCAAGCGTAGAAATTCAAAGCATGGGAGTTGTCAATCTATGAGAGTGAAACGCTATGTAGTCGATTCAATGCCGGATGCTCTGCAAAAAATACGCAGTGATTTGGGCAAGGATGCTGTTATTCTAAACACCAAAGAAATTCGTTCCGGCGGTTTTTTAGGGCTTTTCGGCAAAAAAAGGATCGAGGTCTTAGCCGCTACCGATACAAGCGGCGGTGCGAATCATTCAGCGGCTGCAACCCGATCCTCACATACCGTGAGAACTACAGCTGCAGCCACTGCTCGTCATTTAACGCCGCCAGTTGCCGTATTGGAGCAAGAGCATCGTTCTGACTTTCCCGATGTGCCGGATGTCTTGGAAACCTACTCTTCGGCGAAAAAAGAACAAGCCCCGGCTGCTTCCAAAGTGACCAACGCCGCAGCTGCAGCTGCTTATTCACCTCAGACCGGAGTTGTTAAATTAAAGGAAGATCTTCTGCTGGAAGAAATCAAGCAGATGAAGGAAATGATGAGGAAGCTCTCGAGTACCGGCAAGGATGAGGATGCTTTGCCTGAACCGCTGCTTCGCTTGGAGCAGCGTTTGCTGGAGCAGGAAGTAGACTATCCACTCGTTAAGCAAATGATGGACAGGGCCATGCAGGATGCTCTGACCAGCGGAGAAGCGGTGACTGAAGAATCCGCATATTCCTCCATAAGGGAGCAGCTTATCGAGTTGTTTCAGTCGGAGTCGAACAAACAAATTTCAAGCGAAACCAGAGTCGTCCATTTTGTAGGACCTACCGGAGTGGGAAAGACCACGACCATTGCCAAGCTGGCTGCGGAGCAAGTGCTGAAATATCACCGCAAGGTCGGTTTTATTACCTCGGATACGTATCGAATAGCCGCCATCGAGCAGCTGAAAACCTATGCAACCATCTTGAATGTTCCGATAGAGGTCGTGTTCTCACCGCAGGATTTTACCAAAGCATTCCGCCAGCTGGAAGCTTGCGATGTGATTTTCATGGATACAGCAGGCCGGAATTTCCGCAATGAAATGTATGTATCGGAATTGAATGCGCTGCTTAAGACGCAAGGAAACAGTGAAACTATTCTAGTGTTAAGTCTGACAACCAAATATAAGGATATGAAAGCCATAACGAACAATTTCAATAAATTCAAGCTGGATAAAGTGCTGTTCACCAAGATGGACGAAACGGACACTTACGGTTCCATTGTGAATTTGATTCATGATTTTTCCTTGCAGCTTTCCTATGTGACCAATGGCCAAAGCGTACCCGATGATATTTCTGAAATGAATGAAAAGCATATCATTGATCTGTTATTGGAGGCGTCCTCTCATGACTGATCAGGCACAAGGCTTGCGGAATCTGGTACAAATTCAAAATGAACACGGCACGAGAGAGACCAGAGTCATCACGGTGACCAGCGGTAAGGGCGGTGTGGGAAAATCCAACTTCACGCTTAACTTTGCCCTGACGCTTCAGTCTCGCGGTTACAAAGTGCTGGTGTTTGACGCAGATATCGGTCTAGCCAACATCGACGTGTTGATGGGCGTTTCTTCCAAGTACAGCTTGTATCATTTGCTGAAAAAGGAAAAAACGATCTGGGAGATTATCCAGAAGGGCCATAACGATCTCGAATTTATTGCAGGCGGTTCAGGCTTCAACGATCTGCTTAGACTGACAGATGATGAGCTGGATTATTTTGCTAATCAAGTGAATCAACTGAGCGGCTATGTGGACTTTATCATATTCGATACCGGTGCCGGATTATCGAAGGAAACCTTGAAATTCATTTTGGCAGCCGAGGAAACCATCGTCGTGACCACTCCGGAGCCCACTTCGATAACGGACGCCTACGCAATCATCAAAATGGTGAATTCGATGGGGCATAAGGTTCCTTTTACTTTGGTCATCAATCGCGTAACTGATGTTAAAGAGGGCAAACATACTGCCGACAAAATCAGCTTGGTCGCCAAGCAGTTCCTGCATATTGATATCCCCACACTTGGCTTTGTGGATGATGACAACAGCGTATCCAAGGCGGTCAAAAAGCAAATTCCGTTTACGATTGCCTTTCCGAATTCGGCAGCTTCCAAGGACATTCATTCGTTAGTCGACCGATTCATCGCAGGTCAGCAGCAAGGCGACTCCCATCATGCGGGAATTAAGGGCTTTCTGAGCAAAATGATGAAACTACTCAAATGAAACCATCATGATTCAAGAGCAAAAGGAGGAAATGAACTTGGCATCTTATCGCATACTTGTAGTGGATGACTCCGTCTTTATGCGTAAAATCATCAGCGACTTAATTACGGAACATCCTGAGTTTCAAGTAGTCGGTACAGCCAAAAATGGGAAGGAAGCCGTTGAACAGGTGAAGCTTCTTAAGCCCCATGCCATTACTTTGGATGTGGAGATGCCTGTGCTCAACGGTCTGGACGCCTTGCAGCAAATTATGGCCGAGCAGCCTACTCCTACCGTTATGCTCAGCTCATTGACGCAAGAGGGAGCTTCCGAAACCATTCGGGCTTTGGAGCTCGGAGCTTTTGATTTTATCTGCAAGCCTTCAGGCTCGGTTTCCATGGATTTGTACAAAGTGAAGAAGCAGCTTCATGAGACGCTGCAATTTGCCGTCAAATCCAGAGTAAAGCTGCCTGGGCCGAATGATTCAATTCCCCAACCAGCTGCAAAACCGCAAATCGCGATCAAGAATACTTCGAGCTTACCTGCCCTTCCTCAGGAAGGCGCAACGAAATTCAAGCATATGGTTGCCATCGGTACATCCACGGGGGGGCCGAGGGCTCTGCATCAGGTGATTACTCAAATACCGGCAGGATTTCCTGCCCCCATCCTGATCGTGCAGCATATGCCGCCCAACTTTACCAAGTCATTGGCGCAGCGCCTGAATGATGTTTGCCGAATCAAGGTCGTAGAGGCGCAGGATGGAGATATTCTCCAAACTGCTTCTGCCTATATTGCTCCCGGGGGATATCATATGACAGTCCACCGGGATGCAGCTATGGATTATCGGATTCAATTGTCCAAAGAAGAGCCTCGGTCGGGTCATCGCCCTTCCGTAGATGTGATGTTCGAATCTTTGCTTGACTTAAATGATTTACAAAAACACATCGCTCTCATGACAGGGATGGGAAGTGACGGAGCCAAAGCGATGCTGGCTTTGCGGGAATCGGGTGTACCGACTACGATTGCCGAGGCGGAAGAATCCTGTATTGTCTATGGAATGCCCAGAGCGGCCGTTGAGCTCAATGCTGCTATGCATGTCCTTGTCCAGCAGGACATAGCTCCCATGCTGGTAAAAGCAGTTTTAACATAAACAAGTGTCTTGCAGGCAAGATACAACTCGATATGGAGGTGTGCAGGTTTGGAACTGAATCAGTATCTATCAATGTTCATCGATGAATCCAGAGAGCATTTACAGGCTATGAACGAAAATCTGCTTAGTTTGGAGAACAATCCAAACGATATCAGCATTGTTCAGAGCATTTTTCGATCCGCACATACCCTTAAGGGGATGTCAGCGACAATGGGATTTGATGATATCGCATCATTAACGCATGAAATGGAAAATGTACTTGATTTGGTTCGCAACAACAAGATCACCATGAATTCATTCATCATCGATTGTATTTTTAAAAGCTTGGATTCATTGGAATCGATGGTTGAAGATATTATCCAGGGAGGAACCGGCAAGGCCGATATTACGAACATCGTCGCTTCCCTGGTATCCATTGTTACTGGGGACTATCTAAGCGGAGCAGTGAAAACTTCTGCAAAAACTCCCGAGAAGGAAACCTCTAGAGGCATTGAAGTGGATGAATATCAATTTTCCATTCTTCAGCAATCCATTGAATCCGGTTTTCTTGTATTTTACATAGAAGTAGCAGTACGTGAGGATTGTGTATTAAAAGCGGCAAGAGCTTATATGGTATTCGACACTTTGGAGCGAATGGGAGAGGTCGTTAAATCTACACCTTCGGTACAGGATATCGAGCAAGAGAAGTTTGACCGTTCTTTTTCCGTCTTTTATATTTCCAAAGTGGATAAGGATGAACTGGAAAAACACATATTGAACGTGTCCGAAATTGAATCGGCAATGATTCTTGCCGTGGATAAGAATACTATGGGTGAAATGGTCCGTAATTCACTTCCGGACTCAGAGACAGAAGCTGCGAAAGCGATTCAAGAAATGGCGGCTACATCTCAATCAGCAGTCTTGGAAGAGCCGGGATCCATTGCAGCAGATGCGGGTGTACCCAGACCGAATGCTGCTGCAGCATCTGGAGGGGCTCCGGTAGCGAACCGTACGATTCGGGTAGATATCGAACGGCTCGACACCTTAATGAATTTATTTAGCGAGCTGTTGATTGACCGAGTTCGATTGGAGCAGCTTGCAAGTGAAGTTAAACGCAACGATCTGACAGAAACCGTTGAGCACATGTCCCGGGTCAGCAGTGACTTGCAAAACATCGTGCTGAAGCTGCGGATGGTCCCGGTAGATTCCGTATTCAACCGTTTTCCTCGGATGATTCGCGATTTAGCCAAATCGTTGGACAAAAAAGTCGATCTGGTCATTTCCGGCGCCGATACGGAATTGGATCGCACTGTTATTGATGAGATCGGAGATCCGCTTGTTCACTTGCTGCGCAATTCTATAGACCACGGTGTCGAATCGATTCAAGAACGTCAGGCTGCCGGCAAAAAAGAGACGGGCACGATCCAGCTCCGCGCTTTCCACAGCGGCAATCACGTATTTATTGAAATCGAAGATGACGGCAAAGGCATTAACCGTGATATTGTGCTCAAAAAAGCGATTAAAAATGGTCTTGTCAGCCAGGAGCAAGCAAGCAAGCTTGATGATGCTGAAGTATACCAATTGCTCTTTGAATCCGGTTTTAGCACCGCCGATAAAATATCCGATATTTCCGGGCGCGGTGTCGGGCTCGATGTAGTGAAGACCAAAATCCATACGCTTGGAGGACATGTACAGGTAGAGTCCAAGCTGGGCTTGGGGAGCAAGTTTTCTGTGCAACTGCCGCTTACTTTATCTATCATTTCGGCTATGCTCGTCCGACTCGGCAGGGAGAAATACGCAATTCCATTATCTTCCATCGTCGAAACCTCGGCCATCCCGCAGAGCCAAATTCGCCATATTCAGGGCAATCCCATGATAGATTACCGCAAATCTATCATTCCCCTGGTCTCTTTGAGCCAATTATTCGGTGTACCGAATAATAACGATCTGGCCGAAGAGGAGATCGAGATTGTTGTCGTTCGCAAGGGAGATAAGCAAATTGCATTAATGGTCGATGAATTTATTGGCCAGCAAGAAATTGTCTTAAAGGCATTAGGAAATTATTTGACAGGGTTGTTCGCCATCTCGGGCGCGACGATATTGGGAGACGGCCAAGTGGCGCTCATTATCGATACGAATGCACTGATCAAGTAAACTACCATTCTAGGAGGATTTCCCATGGGAGAAGAGAAGAAAGTAATTGTATTTGCTCTTGGCAGTGAGGAATACGGCGTCGAAGTTGATAAAGTAAGAACGATCGAACGCATGCAGCCGATGACGCGGGTTCCTAAAGTGCCTGCATTTATTAATGGAGTCATCAATCTTCGCGGTGTTGTTGTTCCTATTATCGATTTAAGAGCTAGATTCGGATTGGAACTTGCAGAATACAATGACAATACAAGGATTATCATTGTCTCTGCAGAGGAGTACGAAGTAGGCCTTATCGTAGATTCGGCTAACGATGTCATTGATCTGGACAGCGATGAGATTAACTCGCCGCCGGAAATTGTCGGAGGGATCAAAGCCAAGTATTTGGACGGTATAGCGCGTGTGGGTGAAAACCGGCTGCTTGTGCTGCTTAATCTGGAGAGGGTTCTGGATAAAAGTGAAATTCAACAGCTTGAAGGAATTGGAGAGTAACCTCAGTGGATGTGTTCAAGGATTTGGCCGATTTTCAAATGGATGTCCTTAAGGAAGTAGGCAACATCGGTGCCGGCCATGCAGCCACAGCCTTGTCAAAGCTGCTTGATAAGCCCACTGATATGCTCGTACCCAATGTGCTTATGCTTCCGTTTGAAGAAATATGTGAAATTGTAGGCGGAGCAGAAACCGTGGTCCTTGCGATTTTTCTTCGAGTGGACGGTGACGCACCCGGCAATATGTTCTTTATTCTGAACCTCGAATCGGCAAAGAACATGCTTCGCCATTTGGTAGGCTTTGATGAGAAGGTGGAAGAGCCGTACACTGAAATGGAATTATCGGCCTTGAATGAAATTGGCAATATTTTAGCTGGCTCCTATTTATCTTCATTGGCGGATTTTACCCATTTGCACATGTCACCGACGGTTCCTTCTCTTTCCATTGATATGGCAGGTGCCATTCTGAGTTATGGACTTCTCCAATTTGGCCAAATGGGTGATCGGGCTTTATTGATTGATACCAAATTTTTGGAGGGGGAAAATGAGGTTCAGGGGCACTTTTTCTTAATCCCTGATCCCGATTCCTTCGCAAAAATTTTTGAGGCATTGGGAGTCGAATCTCCATGATCCAGGAACATTTGATCAAGGTTGGAATGGCCGATCTGAATGTTGCTTACCTGAAAGGTGTATTAAAAACTACCGGGCTCGGCTCGTGTGTAGGAGTTACACTTTATGATGCAAGAGCTAAAGTTGCCGGAATGACCCATGTTATGCTGCCCTCTTCGGATATTGCAAGGGAAGGTTCATTCAATAAATCGAAGTATGCAGATACGGCAATTCCCGAGTTGATCAAGCGAATGGAACTGCACGGAGCATCGGTTCTGAGAATGGAAGCCAAGCTTGCAGGAGGCGCTCAAATGTTTGCTTTTGCAGGGAATCATGATACGATGAGAATTGGTCCAAGAAATGTAGAATCTTGTAAAGAAATATTAAAAAAATACTCGATTCCAATTAAAGCTGAGGATACCGGCGCTAACTACGGGCGTACGATCGAATTCGATTGCGAGACCGGCAAACTGCTCGTTCGCAGCGTTCAGCAAGGAGTTAAGGAACTATAATCATGATAGGTACAATTCGAATCAATTGGATCGTTTCACTGGTTGCGGGCATACTCACATTCTTGCTCTCCGTGGCAAATAATTTTTTTTTGACAACCTGTTTAAGAAGCCTGTACAGCTTTGTGATCTTATTTATTTTGACCTATGCATTTCGTTTTTTACTTGCTGTTTTTGGTGGCGCGGACTTTTTTACTCCACTCGGTTCGGAGCCGTCCGAATCCGAATCGGATGAAGGCCATCTGGGTTCTCAACTGGATCTGGCTACTCCCGACGATGATGAAGCCACCAGGCAAATGCTCAGGAACAATTTGGACAATCCCGGGCAGATTTTGGATGATGATTTGCCTTTCTCACCGCTCACTCCGCCAAAGCTGATCACCAAGAACAACCTGGACCCTGAACAACTGGCAGGAGCGCTCAGGCGTTTGTCAGAAGATTAAGGATGGTGAATGAAGTCATGATCGAACAAAAGCACTCTCCACTAGCCAACCACGAGCTTTGGATGGAATGGAAGGAACATGGACAGTTTCCTGCCAAGCAAGCGCTTATTGAACTGTTTTTGCCTCTGGTCGATTACGTATCCGGCCGTCTTGCCATTGGACTCCCCAAGAGTGTATCGAAGGATGACCTGTCCAGTTACGGGGTTATGGGACTCATCGATGCTGTCGAAAAGTTCGATTATGCCAGAGGTCTTCAATTTGAGACCTACGCGTCCTGGCGCATTCGTGGAGCTATTATTGATGGTCTCCGGCAAGGAGATTGGGTTCCAAGGTCAGTGCGCGAAAAGGCCAAGAAGATTGAAGAGGCCTATCAAAAGCTGGAGCAGGACTACCTCAGATCGGTAACGGATTCGGAAATCAGCACTTATCTTCAAGTCTCCGAGCAGGAATTTCAGCAAATGCTTCAGGATATTGCCATCACCACCATCTGCTCTGTAGATGATCCTATACGTGAAGAAGAATCAGAGACTCGACTTTCTCTGCTCATCGACGATAAAGCGAAAAACCCGGAATACAAAGTCAATGAATTTTTTCTCCAGGAATCCCTGGCTCGCGCGATTGAAAGATTGACCGAGAAAGAGAGAACGGTCATCTCCTTATTTTATTATGAGGACCTTTCATTAAGCGAGATTGCCGAGGTTATGAATCTATCTCCCTCTCGAATATCTCAGCTGCACTCCAAAGCTATTTTGAGATTAAAAGGATCTCTTAGCCGATTTAAAGTACAGTTGTTTCAAGATAGCTAAATATAAGGGGCCGGAAAGGTGGTATCTCCATGAATGAACGGAGCATGCCTTTGGATTACTACGTGACTATTTCCACTTCGGACGATAAGTTATCAGCTTATTTATTGATAAGCAATACGAATGATAGCTTTAGCGTCAAAATTGGAGAACTGGAAGAGCTGCTGAAGTCGCACTCCATTATTCATGGTGTCGACCGAACGCAATTGGTGCAAATCGCTTCCGACCCAAAGCCATATTTTTTTCAAAAGGTGACTATCGCTAGGGGAACTAAAGCCATTGATGGACTAAACGGTTCGATCAAATACATCTACGATCTGGATAATGAAGACAAAAGACCGCTTGAGCTTGAGGATGGCAAGGTGGATTTCAAGCAGGTTCTTTCCCTACATAATGTGAAGAAGGGCCAGCTCATCGGCCAAAGAATTCTCGCAACGGAAGGCAACCCGGGAAGAGCTGTGACCGGAGAAGTTATATTTGCGAAGGCCGGTAAAGAAGCACGCTTTAAAATCGGTAAAAATGTTATTATGGATGCCGACCGAATGGCCATCTACTCTGCGATTGACGGGATGATCGTGAAAACGGATCGCGATAAAATCAACGTTTTCCCGATTTATGAAATCAATGGCGATGTGGATTATAGTGTTGGCCATATCGATTTTATCGGTACCGTCGTAGTCCGCGGCAATGTCTTGCCTGGTTTCAAAATTCGGGCTGCCGGAGATATCCGGGTGCTCGGAGGCGTCGAAGCTGCAGAACTGGAAGCGGACGGCTCCATTGAGATTTCTGCCGGGATCGTGGGGCAGAGCAAAGCCAAGGTGAAAGCTGGTAAAAATGTGAAAAGCTCCTTCATCCAGGATGCGGTTGTTGAAGCTTCCGAAGATGTCATCGTGAGCCAAAGTATCATGCATTCCACTATTCGAGCGGGACGTACTGTTAATTGTAACGGCTCCAAAGGACTTATCGTTGGCGGTACCATTCAAGCAGGTGAAAAGGTCGTTGCCCGAACCATCGGTAATTCGATGGCGACTGTAACCGT includes:
- a CDS encoding FliA/WhiG family RNA polymerase sigma factor produces the protein MIEQKHSPLANHELWMEWKEHGQFPAKQALIELFLPLVDYVSGRLAIGLPKSVSKDDLSSYGVMGLIDAVEKFDYARGLQFETYASWRIRGAIIDGLRQGDWVPRSVREKAKKIEEAYQKLEQDYLRSVTDSEISTYLQVSEQEFQQMLQDIAITTICSVDDPIREEESETRLSLLIDDKAKNPEYKVNEFFLQESLARAIERLTEKERTVISLFYYEDLSLSEIAEVMNLSPSRISQLHSKAILRLKGSLSRFKVQLFQDS
- a CDS encoding chemotaxis protein CheD codes for the protein MIQEHLIKVGMADLNVAYLKGVLKTTGLGSCVGVTLYDARAKVAGMTHVMLPSSDIAREGSFNKSKYADTAIPELIKRMELHGASVLRMEAKLAGGAQMFAFAGNHDTMRIGPRNVESCKEILKKYSIPIKAEDTGANYGRTIEFDCETGKLLVRSVQQGVKEL
- a CDS encoding FapA family protein: MNERSMPLDYYVTISTSDDKLSAYLLISNTNDSFSVKIGELEELLKSHSIIHGVDRTQLVQIASDPKPYFFQKVTIARGTKAIDGLNGSIKYIYDLDNEDKRPLELEDGKVDFKQVLSLHNVKKGQLIGQRILATEGNPGRAVTGEVIFAKAGKEARFKIGKNVIMDADRMAIYSAIDGMIVKTDRDKINVFPIYEINGDVDYSVGHIDFIGTVVVRGNVLPGFKIRAAGDIRVLGGVEAAELEADGSIEISAGIVGQSKAKVKAGKNVKSSFIQDAVVEASEDVIVSQSIMHSTIRAGRTVNCNGSKGLIVGGTIQAGEKVVARTIGNSMATVTVVEVGVLPELRNELIHLRGQLKVLSENSDKSDKALSLLDQLAAAGQLSPDKVAMRIKLNHTKKQAFEELTAIRERILEIEKSLEDSEHAKVQVISTIYGGAKVVIGRYTKFIKDPVSRLMFQLNDGDISMVAFK
- a CDS encoding chemotaxis protein CheA: MELNQYLSMFIDESREHLQAMNENLLSLENNPNDISIVQSIFRSAHTLKGMSATMGFDDIASLTHEMENVLDLVRNNKITMNSFIIDCIFKSLDSLESMVEDIIQGGTGKADITNIVASLVSIVTGDYLSGAVKTSAKTPEKETSRGIEVDEYQFSILQQSIESGFLVFYIEVAVREDCVLKAARAYMVFDTLERMGEVVKSTPSVQDIEQEKFDRSFSVFYISKVDKDELEKHILNVSEIESAMILAVDKNTMGEMVRNSLPDSETEAAKAIQEMAATSQSAVLEEPGSIAADAGVPRPNAAAASGGAPVANRTIRVDIERLDTLMNLFSELLIDRVRLEQLASEVKRNDLTETVEHMSRVSSDLQNIVLKLRMVPVDSVFNRFPRMIRDLAKSLDKKVDLVISGADTELDRTVIDEIGDPLVHLLRNSIDHGVESIQERQAAGKKETGTIQLRAFHSGNHVFIEIEDDGKGINRDIVLKKAIKNGLVSQEQASKLDDAEVYQLLFESGFSTADKISDISGRGVGLDVVKTKIHTLGGHVQVESKLGLGSKFSVQLPLTLSIISAMLVRLGREKYAIPLSSIVETSAIPQSQIRHIQGNPMIDYRKSIIPLVSLSQLFGVPNNNDLAEEEIEIVVVRKGDKQIALMVDEFIGQQEIVLKALGNYLTGLFAISGATILGDGQVALIIDTNALIK
- a CDS encoding chemotaxis protein CheC yields the protein MDVFKDLADFQMDVLKEVGNIGAGHAATALSKLLDKPTDMLVPNVLMLPFEEICEIVGGAETVVLAIFLRVDGDAPGNMFFILNLESAKNMLRHLVGFDEKVEEPYTEMELSALNEIGNILAGSYLSSLADFTHLHMSPTVPSLSIDMAGAILSYGLLQFGQMGDRALLIDTKFLEGENEVQGHFFLIPDPDSFAKIFEALGVESP
- a CDS encoding chemotaxis protein CheW codes for the protein MGEEKKVIVFALGSEEYGVEVDKVRTIERMQPMTRVPKVPAFINGVINLRGVVVPIIDLRARFGLELAEYNDNTRIIIVSAEEYEVGLIVDSANDVIDLDSDEINSPPEIVGGIKAKYLDGIARVGENRLLVLLNLERVLDKSEIQQLEGIGE